TTACCCGCGATTCGTGGTAGGCGAGCTCGGCCTTGAGCTTTTTCCAGCCGTCGAGTCTCTCTTGGGAGATCTTTCCATTTTCGACCGCAGCTCGTACAGCACAGTCGGGTTCAGAATCATGCCCACAGTCGGAGAATCGGCACAAATGCGAGACTTCCTCTACGTCACCAAACGCGTCTTCTAGACTCTCATCATCAGCCCAGAGCTGAAACTCTCTCATGCCCGGCGTGTCGAGAAGCATGGCTCCGCCGTCGAGGAAGAAGATCTGACGATGAGTTGTCGTATGCCTTCCCTCATCGTCATCCTCCCGAATCTCGGCGGTTTTTTGAACTTGGTCGCCCATCAGAGCGTTGATAACGGTGGACTTCCCTACTCCAGAACTCCCCACAAATGCGATGGTTTTCCCGACTTCAAGCCATGGCTTCAAGACGTCTGTGGTCTGTGTTTGGTCTAGCGCACTGATCGCGAGTACGGTCGCACCTGAAGCTACCCCTTTCGCCTCTTCGACAAACGCCTCAACCTCTTCAGCCACATCAGCCTTGTTCAAGAGGATGACCGGCTCAGCTCCAGCGTTCCAAATCGCGGTGACGTAGCGCTCGAGCCGTCTTGTATTGAACTCTTGATTCATCGAGGTCACGACGAACACGGTATCGAGGTTCGATCCAATCACCTGTTGGTGCGTCTTCTTACCCGCCGCTTGTCTGGCCAACGCGCCCTTTCGGGGCAAAACCTCTTGAATCACCCAAACAGGATCTCCCTGATCTTGCACGATGACCCAATCTCCCACCACAGGAGCGGAGTCTCTATCCTTACCAGGGACAAGGGCCCGTAGAGGTTCGTGCTCAGGAAGCACGACCTCAAATTGGATGCCGTAATCCGCGGTCACACGAGCAAAGTAGTGACCTGCTTCAAGCTCACGTTCATAATCGGGGTCAAAGCCGAGTTCTTTAAGACTTCGAATCAAATCAACACCTTCAAAGGGCCGGGCATTCATAGGGAGTTTTGGTGTTTCATGTCAACGAGGGCTGATGAGTCTGATACACTCGGAAATCATTGCGAGGCTTAAGAATTGCGTTCAGGTCAGAAAATCGGTCCCTTTGAAGTCGAACGCAGACTTGGCTCTGGCGGTATGGCCGAGGTTTGGCTTGCGAAGCAGGAGCAAACCGGTCTTAGAGTTGCCCTTAAGGTCCTCAAAGAAGCGAGCACGGAGCTATTCAACGAAGCCCGCGCGCACGCAAGCCTTCAGCACCATCATATCGTCCAACTCTACGACTACGGACAGGACCCGCAGCCATTTCTATCCATGGAACGGATGGACGGAACGCTACGGGATATCTTACCACTCAAGTCCTTTGAGCACGTTCGCTCGGTGCTTGGCGCCACGTTGAGTGCGCTATCCTACGCCCATGCTCGCGGCGTGATTCATCGCGATCTCAAACCTGAGAACATCCTCTACAAACGAGTCGGAAACGAACTCGTCCTAAAGCTCGCTGATTTCGGAATCGCTCACGCTTTTGGTGACCGCCATAAGTCGGATGGCTACTCGAGCGCTGGCACCCCACTCTACATGGCACCCGAGCAGTTCTTTGGCGACTGGCGAGACCTCGGGCCCTGGACCGATCTCTACGCGTTCGGTTGTATGATGGTGGAGCTGGTTTGCGGCAACCCCCCCTTCAGCGGCTCCCTCTCGCAACTTGCTTTCAAACATCTTCACGAAGCGGTGGAGCCGGCCAACGAGTTAATCCCGGTTCCAGAAGGATTTTGGGAACTCACCCAGGGACTTTTGAGTAAACTCCCTGGAACGCGCTACGAGCACGCCGCTGATGTGCTCGCTGAACTACTCGATCTACCCTCGGTTCAGGGCCCCATCAATGATTCTTCGGACTTTGTGCCTCTCGATACCGTCGCCACATTAAGTACACAGGACTGGGTCTATTCGCATACCGAACCCATGGGTGAGGTAACTCAAAAGACAGGGAAGGGAGAAGTCCCAGACGTTCGGGAGACGCCAGCCAAACGCCCCATCCGGCGGCATTTCCCGCCAAGTGAATGGACCGGCCCCAAGCCTGGAAGAGCCGGCCTTGAGCTCGCCGGCTTAGGCCTCTTTGCACTCCGAGAGGTCCCGGTTGTTGGAGTTGACCGAGCCCGAGACGAGCTCTGGACTGAGTTCGTTCGAACAAGCAACTCGGGGCGTCCAAGAGTGGTCAATTTGGAGTCGGTCTCCGAAGACAGCGCTTGGCGCCTGAGCAAATGGGTCAGTGTTTATGCCGCGGAGCTTGGCGCTGCAAGGGTTTTTGAGATTCGCGCCACACCCAGTCGCGCCCCGCACGAAGGCATCGTTGGACTCGCAAATGATATCTTTCGCACTTGGGATATCGGGGACGAGACGCTCTTGAACCGAGCCCGCAAATTTGGAGCCGGCGGGGAGCTTCTCGGGATGGAGATCCTCGGCAGACTCTATTCACAACACGATGCGTTGCCCGGTCGTGCCGAGAAGTTAAAGGCGGCCAGCCGAATCCTCGCAGAATTGGCCGAGGCCCGTCCGATCATCTTGCTTGTGCGTGGCGTTCAGTTTGATGACGAACTGCCAGAGCTCATCTCGGAAGTCAGCGCGCTCGACGCACCGATCCTAGTGCTCACATGTGCCTGGGATGAGGCGCCTCCCGGAACACACAAAGTTCTAATTCAGGCTCATGATCCCGAGCTTTCGCGCGCTCAGATATCGGCGATGCTCCCTTTGAACGACGCGCTTGTTGACGAGCTCTCTGCGATTTGTGGCGACGATCAGGAGTTCGCGCGCCAAGCGCTCGCAAACCTTGTAGAGCGCGGCGCCTTGAGCGTTCTTGACGATTCGCTCGCGCTGAGAACCGACGTCATATTGCCAAAGAGTGCGCCAGAACTCTTCGTGATTCGATTGGATCGCGTGCTTCGTAGACTCAAAGAAGAGGCTCAGACTGCTCAGATTTGTCTGGAGATCGCGGGAGTCTTGGGAATTGCCCCGTCAAATCAGGAGATTCGTGCTGTATGCGCGCGCCTCCACATACCTTTCAGTCCAAAGCTGGTCGAGATGCTCTTGGACTCAGGCCTTGCTCAAGGTGACGAGAAGTCGTGGTATTTTTCCCATCGCGAGATCGTTGAGTGCATCCGGGCAAGGGCGCGCGTGCAGGGGCGCTGGTCAGAGATCCAGGAAGCTGCAGCGGGGGTGTTGCGTGAACTCGCTACACCCGATAGCCCGGCAAACTACCATCTCAGAATCGCTCGACACTTTGAATCAGCGGGACGTGTTGACGATGCGCTGCTGCCCTTCTACTACGCCATCGCCCTCGAGATTCAGGACCAAAAGCCAGTCCGGAAACTGCTCGAAGACCGAGCCGCGCTCCTGAGCCGAGCCCACAAGGATCACTACCAGTTCCACCTCTTGTTGCAGAAACGACTGATCGCTAGCCTTAGGCTCCAAGAGTCCAAAAAAGAGGGGCGCCAGCTCTTGAAGGACGTGATCGAAAGCTGCGAAGCCGA
This Microvenator marinus DNA region includes the following protein-coding sequences:
- a CDS encoding serine/threonine-protein kinase, translated to MRSGQKIGPFEVERRLGSGGMAEVWLAKQEQTGLRVALKVLKEASTELFNEARAHASLQHHHIVQLYDYGQDPQPFLSMERMDGTLRDILPLKSFEHVRSVLGATLSALSYAHARGVIHRDLKPENILYKRVGNELVLKLADFGIAHAFGDRHKSDGYSSAGTPLYMAPEQFFGDWRDLGPWTDLYAFGCMMVELVCGNPPFSGSLSQLAFKHLHEAVEPANELIPVPEGFWELTQGLLSKLPGTRYEHAADVLAELLDLPSVQGPINDSSDFVPLDTVATLSTQDWVYSHTEPMGEVTQKTGKGEVPDVRETPAKRPIRRHFPPSEWTGPKPGRAGLELAGLGLFALREVPVVGVDRARDELWTEFVRTSNSGRPRVVNLESVSEDSAWRLSKWVSVYAAELGAARVFEIRATPSRAPHEGIVGLANDIFRTWDIGDETLLNRARKFGAGGELLGMEILGRLYSQHDALPGRAEKLKAASRILAELAEARPIILLVRGVQFDDELPELISEVSALDAPILVLTCAWDEAPPGTHKVLIQAHDPELSRAQISAMLPLNDALVDELSAICGDDQEFARQALANLVERGALSVLDDSLALRTDVILPKSAPELFVIRLDRVLRRLKEEAQTAQICLEIAGVLGIAPSNQEIRAVCARLHIPFSPKLVEMLLDSGLAQGDEKSWYFSHREIVECIRARARVQGRWSEIQEAAAGVLRELATPDSPANYHLRIARHFESAGRVDDALLPFYYAIALEIQDQKPVRKLLEDRAALLSRAHKDHYQFHLLLQKRLIASLRLQESKKEGRQLLKDVIESCEAEPRGLELPYAEALKALGSDLSLDEPREGLRYFARALEVYTAQELPLEMGKVLLGMGFIKYRLGEIDSAVESFSAAAEHFFKSGSRKREAQALAYSGHALGALGKFETAMQELEKSANISRTIHDRYGEFLAEHAVAVTLRRLGKYSESREKVDAVLFLSKDLNAHEKAISRLNDALLTVVEDGLLAREKFEALLEESLDESTKKIARAAMSFLEGDALPDDAHPDIKYLLEIRQRVGSRAD
- the rsgA gene encoding ribosome small subunit-dependent GTPase A; the encoded protein is MIRSLKELGFDPDYERELEAGHYFARVTADYGIQFEVVLPEHEPLRALVPGKDRDSAPVVGDWVIVQDQGDPVWVIQEVLPRKGALARQAAGKKTHQQVIGSNLDTVFVVTSMNQEFNTRRLERYVTAIWNAGAEPVILLNKADVAEEVEAFVEEAKGVASGATVLAISALDQTQTTDVLKPWLEVGKTIAFVGSSGVGKSTVINALMGDQVQKTAEIREDDDEGRHTTTHRQIFFLDGGAMLLDTPGMREFQLWADDESLEDAFGDVEEVSHLCRFSDCGHDSEPDCAVRAAVENGKISQERLDGWKKLKAELAYHESRVNEAASISRRKDQKKQGAMYKKVQSTNRKNKGK